Proteins encoded in a region of the Shumkonia mesophila genome:
- a CDS encoding response regulator transcription factor has translation MSLGTVFVVDDDEDIRESIRDLVVSVGINCKTYESADAFFRADTESGPSAVILDVRLPGIGGLEIQKTLVAKGATAPVIFVTGYGDVWTAVQAMKRGAFDFFEKPFSSQELLTRIQAAIGQHVEHLAEKSRLKDIDALLQGLTPRERDILERLGLGKSNKTIAAELAMSVRTVEFHRARMMQKLRARSREDLTRIAIEGRQARDESD, from the coding sequence GTGTCTTTAGGTACGGTCTTTGTCGTAGACGATGACGAAGATATCCGTGAATCGATCCGCGACCTCGTGGTGTCGGTGGGAATCAACTGCAAGACCTATGAGTCGGCGGATGCGTTTTTTCGGGCGGACACAGAGAGCGGGCCGAGCGCCGTCATCCTCGATGTCCGCTTGCCCGGCATCGGCGGCCTGGAGATCCAGAAGACCCTGGTCGCCAAAGGGGCTACGGCGCCCGTCATTTTCGTGACCGGGTACGGTGACGTCTGGACGGCCGTTCAGGCGATGAAGCGCGGGGCATTCGATTTTTTCGAAAAACCGTTCAGCAGCCAGGAGTTGCTCACCCGCATCCAAGCCGCCATCGGGCAGCATGTCGAGCATCTCGCCGAAAAATCCCGGCTTAAGGATATCGACGCCTTGCTCCAAGGCCTTACCCCGCGGGAAAGAGACATCCTGGAGAGGCTGGGGCTGGGCAAGTCCAACAAGACGATCGCCGCCGAACTGGCCATGAGCGTTCGTACCGTGGAATTTCATAGGGCTCGTATGATGCAGAAATTGCGGGCCCGCTCCCGCGAGGATCTTACACGTATTGCGATTGAAGGCCGCCAGGCCAGGGATGAGTCCGATTGA
- a CDS encoding helix-turn-helix transcriptional regulator produces MDSPLWVIMAPDGQQGGNDGQHRSYLLIPCPEDRAEQAKTGDVGENKVILLDLKSLRPIHGHMLGNGIAGLPTANIVARPENANRAGRGVMPRSASGGAADRKRPLPKWTEADLRHRGRRLTTRQTEILMALKDGASNKEIARNLGILESTVKVHLKTIYRQLRVKNRTQAAIVSAQYEPVRS; encoded by the coding sequence ATGGATTCACCACTATGGGTTATCATGGCACCGGATGGCCAACAGGGGGGGAATGACGGACAGCATCGGTCCTATCTTCTAATTCCGTGCCCAGAGGACCGGGCTGAGCAAGCCAAGACCGGGGACGTCGGCGAAAACAAGGTCATCCTGCTGGATTTGAAGTCGCTGCGACCCATTCACGGGCACATGCTCGGGAATGGCATCGCGGGCTTGCCAACCGCCAATATCGTTGCCCGGCCGGAGAACGCGAATCGTGCCGGCCGCGGTGTCATGCCCCGTAGTGCGAGCGGCGGCGCGGCCGACCGCAAACGGCCGCTGCCGAAATGGACCGAGGCCGACCTTCGTCACCGGGGACGGCGTCTGACAACCCGGCAGACCGAGATCTTGATGGCCCTGAAAGACGGCGCCTCGAACAAGGAGATCGCCCGCAACCTGGGCATCCTGGAAAGCACGGTCAAAGTTCATCTTAAAACCATCTATCGCCAGCTCCGCGTGAAGAACCGCACGCAGGCGGCCATCGTTTCCGCTCAATACGAGCCGGTCCGCTCCTGA